CCGTTCACCTGCGGGGCGTACGTGTCTGTAAACAAACCGATGCGCAGCGAACCGATGGGGAGTTCTGTATTGTTCGAGGTCATGGATTCTCCAAACAAAGACCCTAAAAATCCCCGGAAACATTGGGGTCGCGATTCTTTTCCCGTTCCTGTTGCGAAAGGTTCGCCTTCATCCGTTTCGACAGTTCGCGGCGGGTGAGCATGACGCGATGCCGGCAGCCTTTGCATTCCAGACCGATATCCGCGCCGAGCCGCACCACGGTCCATTCGTAGGAGCCGCATGGATGGGGTTTTCGCAATCGCAGGTGATCGTTCATTTGCAGGTTTGGAAGCATGGAAAGGATTATACCGCCGCAAATTTACTCGGCTATAATCACCCCATGACTGGATACAAATTCTTTCACCCCACCGAAGTCCGGTATGGAGACCTGGACCCGCAGGGACACGTCAACAACGCCAAATACCTGACC
This portion of the Anaerolineales bacterium genome encodes:
- a CDS encoding DUF951 domain-containing protein, coding for MLPNLQMNDHLRLRKPHPCGSYEWTVVRLGADIGLECKGCRHRVMLTRRELSKRMKANLSQQEREKNRDPNVSGDF